The Clostridiaceae bacterium HFYG-1003 genome includes a window with the following:
- the upp gene encoding uracil phosphoribosyltransferase has translation MSTVTEIRHPLIQHKLAIIRDKDTGSKEFREVVEEIAMLMAYEVTRNIHTEEVVIETPMGPAKCQMLSGKKLAIVPILRAGLGMVEGMRKLIPAAKVGHIGLYRDETTLQPVEYFCKLPQDINERDIILVDPMLATGGSAADAVTLLKRRGATSIRFVGLIAAPEGIQALQAAHPDVDIYLASIDEKLNEKGYIIPGLGDAGDRLFGTK, from the coding sequence ATGAGTACAGTGACAGAGATCAGACATCCGTTAATCCAGCACAAGCTGGCAATTATCCGGGATAAAGATACCGGATCCAAGGAATTCCGTGAGGTAGTGGAAGAAATTGCCATGCTGATGGCTTATGAAGTGACCAGAAACATCCATACCGAGGAGGTAGTCATCGAAACCCCGATGGGACCTGCCAAGTGCCAGATGCTTTCGGGCAAGAAGCTGGCCATTGTTCCGATCCTGAGAGCAGGGCTGGGCATGGTAGAAGGAATGCGCAAGCTGATTCCGGCGGCCAAAGTCGGTCACATCGGTCTTTATCGCGATGAAACCACCCTGCAGCCGGTGGAATACTTCTGCAAGCTGCCCCAGGACATCAACGAACGGGACATCATTCTCGTGGATCCCATGCTCGCCACCGGCGGCTCCGCCGCCGATGCAGTCACGCTGCTGAAGCGCCGGGGGGCCACCTCCATCCGCTTTGTCGGACTGATCGCGGCCCCGGAAGGAATACAAGCTCTTCAGGCAGCTCACCCGGATGTGGACATCTATCTGGCATCCATTGATGAGAAACTCAATGAGAAGGGCTACATCATTCCTGGTCTGGGCGATGCGGGCGACCGCCTGTTCGGCACCAAATGA
- the atpG gene encoding ATP synthase F1 subunit gamma gives MAGTTLIALKRRLKTVKSTRKITMAMGLVATSKYQRARILLTGNTAHYESFSEIVNEILNSIPPTEETPGLFLQSPNPQARRLYLMLNSDKGLVGSYNSSLAHEAIAIIAQESKEPLILTTGYRGTAPINEHLEEGSLKEFPLGDLPGPREAALLLRDPLELYRTGQVSEVRIIYNHYLSALRDEIRVETLLPFARPRRESDEIAARFDFDPDPAMMQDQILGMYLKEKMYHMLLHAKTVEHSTRMKAMDSANKNADDILRDLSRQLNRLRQSVITQEITEIIGGAEALK, from the coding sequence ATGGCAGGAACGACTCTGATCGCGCTGAAGCGGAGGCTGAAGACCGTCAAGTCGACGCGCAAGATCACCATGGCAATGGGGCTGGTGGCTACTTCCAAGTATCAGCGGGCCCGAATCCTGCTGACAGGAAATACAGCCCATTATGAATCCTTCAGTGAAATTGTCAATGAGATCCTCAATTCCATTCCGCCCACGGAGGAGACCCCGGGGCTGTTCCTTCAAAGTCCGAATCCTCAGGCCCGACGGTTATACCTGATGCTCAACTCAGACAAGGGTCTGGTCGGCAGCTATAACTCCAGCCTGGCCCATGAGGCGATCGCGATCATTGCCCAGGAATCAAAGGAACCTCTGATTCTGACGACGGGGTACCGGGGAACCGCCCCGATCAACGAACACCTCGAGGAGGGATCGCTGAAGGAGTTTCCTCTGGGTGATCTGCCGGGACCGCGGGAAGCGGCACTGCTGCTGAGAGACCCGCTGGAACTGTATCGGACTGGTCAGGTCAGTGAGGTTCGCATCATTTACAACCATTATCTCTCCGCCCTGCGCGATGAGATCCGGGTGGAAACGCTGCTGCCCTTTGCGCGCCCCCGGCGGGAGTCCGACGAGATTGCTGCCCGGTTCGACTTTGACCCGGATCCGGCCATGATGCAGGATCAAATCCTTGGCATGTACCTGAAAGAGAAAATGTATCACATGCTGCTCCATGCCAAGACGGTGGAACACTCCACCCGGATGAAGGCCATGGACAGTGCCAATAAAAATGCCGATGACATCCTGCGGGATCTGTCACGGCAGCTGAACCGCCTCCGCCAGAGTGTCATCACTCAGGAGATCACCGAGATCATCGGCGGTGCGGAAGCTTTGAAATAG
- the prfA gene encoding peptide chain release factor 1: MLKKLSFIENKYDELSHQIADPVIMQNQAAWQKLVREHSDLEDIVTKYREYKSREKQLEENKAMLSENGLDPDMKEMFQEDNKILEAEIEKIHDEIRILLIPTDPNDKKNVFVEIRGGAGGDEAALFAHSLYRLYVKYAESRGWRVELMSLNETDIGGFKEVVFMIKGEGAYSRLKYESGVHRVQRVPETESSGRIHTSTATVAVLPEVDDVDVQIDPNDLRIDVYRSSGNGGQSVNTTDSAVRITHIPSGLVVAMQDEKSQLKNKEKALKVLQARLYEIAEQERSQNIADERRSQVGTGDRSERIRTYNYPQGRVTDHRIGLTLYKLETFMDGDIDEMLDALTAYDQSEKLKLMGNSRN, from the coding sequence ATGCTGAAAAAACTCAGCTTTATAGAAAATAAATATGACGAACTGTCTCATCAGATCGCGGACCCGGTGATCATGCAGAACCAGGCTGCCTGGCAGAAGCTGGTGCGGGAGCATTCCGATCTGGAAGATATCGTAACCAAGTATCGGGAATATAAGTCCAGAGAGAAGCAGCTGGAAGAAAACAAGGCCATGCTGTCAGAAAACGGACTGGATCCGGACATGAAGGAAATGTTCCAGGAAGACAACAAGATCCTGGAAGCAGAAATCGAGAAAATTCACGATGAGATTCGGATCCTGCTCATCCCGACGGATCCCAATGACAAGAAAAACGTCTTTGTGGAAATCCGCGGCGGTGCCGGCGGTGATGAAGCGGCTCTGTTTGCCCATTCGCTGTACCGACTCTATGTCAAGTACGCGGAATCCAGAGGCTGGCGGGTGGAGCTGATGTCCCTGAATGAAACGGATATCGGCGGCTTTAAGGAAGTCGTTTTCATGATTAAGGGAGAGGGAGCCTACTCCCGGCTCAAGTACGAGTCCGGCGTGCACCGGGTTCAGCGGGTTCCGGAAACGGAATCCTCCGGTCGGATTCACACCTCCACCGCGACGGTGGCTGTTCTGCCGGAAGTCGATGATGTGGACGTCCAGATCGATCCCAACGATCTGCGCATCGATGTTTACCGGTCCTCAGGCAACGGTGGGCAGTCCGTCAATACGACCGACTCAGCCGTCCGGATTACCCATATTCCGTCCGGACTGGTGGTGGCCATGCAGGATGAAAAATCCCAGCTGAAGAACAAAGAGAAGGCGCTCAAAGTGCTTCAGGCCAGACTGTACGAGATCGCGGAGCAGGAACGCAGCCAGAACATCGCGGATGAGCGGCGGTCCCAGGTTGGAACCGGAGACCGCTCGGAGCGGATCCGGACCTATAACTATCCGCAAGGGCGCGTGACGGATCACCGCATCGGACTGACCTTATACAAGCTGGAAACCTTCATGGATGGCGATATCGATGAAATGCTGGATGCCCTGACGGCTTACGATCAGAGCGAAAAGCTCAAACTGATGGGGAATAGTAGAAACTGA
- the atpD gene encoding F0F1 ATP synthase subunit beta, with the protein MAENAGKIVQIIGPVLDIQFNSKNMPQIFNALEIKLGDRLLYAEVEQHIGGDIVRAISMEPTEGLKRGMEVLDIGAPITVPVGQQTLGRLFNVLGQSIDGGPAVYADKYLPIHRKPPSFEEQSVEPAMFETGIKVIDLLAPYMKGGKVGLFGGAGVGKTVLIQELINNIAKESGGLSVFTGVGERSREGNDLYREMQESGVIKNTALVFGQMNEPPGARMRVALTGLTMAEHFRDQGQDVLLFIDNIFRFSQAGSEVSALLGRIPSAVGYQPTLATEMGALQERITSTRRGSITSVQAVYVPADDLTDPAPATTFSHLDSTTVLDRKIVELGIYPAVDPLASNSRILDPKIVGQTHYDVARRVIQVLEKYKELQDIIAILGVEELSEEDRALVARARRIQRFFSQPFRVAEQFTGMPGRFVPVRETIRGIQEILEGKHDHIPEGAFLFCGTIEDVLEKAREMTGDAS; encoded by the coding sequence ATGGCAGAGAATGCAGGAAAGATCGTACAGATCATCGGACCTGTTCTGGATATCCAGTTCAATTCGAAAAACATGCCCCAGATCTTCAATGCCCTGGAGATCAAGTTGGGCGATCGGCTGCTCTATGCCGAAGTAGAGCAGCACATAGGCGGCGACATCGTGCGGGCCATTTCCATGGAACCCACCGAAGGCCTGAAGCGCGGCATGGAAGTGTTGGATATCGGCGCGCCCATCACGGTGCCCGTCGGCCAGCAGACCCTGGGCCGGCTCTTCAATGTACTGGGCCAGAGCATTGATGGCGGTCCCGCCGTCTATGCCGACAAGTACCTGCCGATCCACCGCAAGCCTCCGAGCTTCGAGGAACAGTCGGTTGAACCGGCCATGTTTGAGACCGGAATCAAGGTCATCGACCTGCTGGCACCCTATATGAAGGGCGGTAAAGTCGGTCTGTTCGGTGGTGCCGGGGTCGGCAAAACCGTCCTGATTCAGGAACTGATTAACAATATCGCCAAGGAATCAGGCGGACTCTCCGTGTTCACCGGAGTCGGCGAGCGTTCCCGTGAAGGCAATGACCTTTACCGGGAAATGCAGGAGTCAGGGGTTATCAAGAACACAGCCCTGGTCTTTGGTCAGATGAATGAACCTCCGGGAGCGCGCATGCGCGTGGCTCTGACGGGTCTGACCATGGCGGAGCATTTCCGCGATCAGGGACAGGATGTGCTGCTGTTCATCGACAATATCTTCCGGTTCTCGCAGGCTGGTTCGGAAGTATCCGCGCTGCTGGGCCGGATTCCGTCCGCGGTAGGCTACCAGCCGACCCTCGCTACGGAAATGGGTGCGCTCCAGGAACGGATCACCTCAACCCGCCGCGGCTCCATTACTTCGGTTCAGGCTGTCTATGTGCCCGCCGATGACCTGACGGATCCCGCTCCGGCAACGACCTTCAGCCATCTGGACTCGACCACGGTTCTCGATCGGAAAATCGTGGAGCTGGGTATCTACCCCGCGGTGGATCCCCTGGCGTCCAATTCCCGTATTCTGGATCCGAAGATCGTCGGGCAGACGCACTATGATGTTGCCCGCCGGGTCATTCAGGTTCTGGAAAAGTACAAGGAACTGCAGGATATTATCGCCATTCTCGGCGTAGAGGAACTGTCAGAAGAGGATCGGGCTCTGGTAGCCCGGGCCCGGCGGATTCAGCGCTTCTTCTCCCAGCCGTTCCGGGTAGCCGAACAGTTTACCGGTATGCCCGGCCGGTTTGTCCCGGTCCGGGAAACCATTCGCGGCATTCAGGAAATTCTGGAAGGCAAGCATGACCACATCCCGGAAGGCGCCTTCCTGTTCTGCGGAACCATCGAGGATGTGCTGGAAAAAGCCAGGGAGATGACCGGAGATGCATCTTAA
- a CDS encoding F0F1 ATP synthase subunit B, giving the protein MSIHLSEIVVSILNFLIFYLIVRKFFFGKIKAAMDQRTAMIQENMEQAAADRTEAESLLAKATQDHRTAKQEGVRIINDYKKKAEVLYDDILEDARTEARLIVQRGTLDADREREQARKETRRSVVELASTLSRKAIGEDATEATHDRLIDDILGRMDEA; this is encoded by the coding sequence ATGAGTATTCATCTGTCGGAAATTGTAGTAAGCATACTGAATTTCCTTATTTTCTATCTCATCGTCCGCAAGTTTTTCTTTGGGAAAATCAAAGCGGCAATGGATCAGCGCACGGCCATGATCCAGGAAAACATGGAGCAGGCAGCAGCCGATCGCACGGAAGCGGAGTCGCTGCTGGCCAAGGCGACCCAGGATCATCGGACCGCCAAGCAGGAAGGGGTCCGGATCATTAATGACTACAAGAAAAAAGCCGAAGTGCTGTATGACGATATCTTAGAGGATGCCCGCACCGAAGCCCGCCTGATTGTTCAGCGGGGAACCCTTGACGCAGACCGGGAACGCGAACAGGCCAGAAAAGAAACCAGACGCAGTGTCGTGGAACTGGCCAGCACGCTGTCGCGCAAAGCCATCGGAGAAGATGCGACGGAAGCGACTCATGACCGCCTCATCGATGACATCCTGGGAAGGATGGATGAAGCATAA
- the atpE gene encoding ATP synthase F0 subunit C produces MELGLRALAAAIAVLTGMGAGISTGLATAKAVESVSRQPDASGKIITVLVIGSAFAEATAIYGLLVAILLIFVGVS; encoded by the coding sequence ATGGAATTAGGATTGAGAGCGCTGGCAGCAGCCATTGCGGTTTTAACAGGTATGGGCGCAGGAATTTCAACAGGTCTGGCAACGGCTAAGGCGGTTGAATCCGTATCACGCCAGCCGGACGCATCCGGTAAGATCATTACAGTTCTGGTTATCGGATCCGCGTTTGCGGAAGCAACCGCCATCTATGGACTGCTGGTTGCCATCCTTCTGATTTTTGTCGGAGTAAGCTAA
- the atpA gene encoding F0F1 ATP synthase subunit alpha has product MRIKPEEITSVIRKEIERFDKKVQTVDSGTVVQIGDGVARIYGLDDCMEGELLEMPGGIKAMALNLEYDNVGAVVLGPSDSIKEGDFVRKTGRVVEVPVGEEMIGRVVNSLGEAIDGKGHIEPKLFRPVEIQAPGIIERKSVTVPLETGIKAIDSMVPIGRGQRELIIGDRQTGKTQIALDTILNQKNKNVLCIYVAIGQKQSNVANIYNILTKAGAMDYTTIVAATAAESAPLQYLSAYTGCTIGEYFMNKGRDVLIVYDDLSKHAVAYRAMSLLLRRPPGREAYPGDVFYIHSRLLERAARLSDDLGGGSMTALPIVETLAGDITAYIPTNVISITDGQIFLESDLFYNGIRPAINPGISVSRVGGNAQTKAMKRVAGKLRLDLAQYRELESFAQFGTDLDESSRSLLDKGQRIVEVLKQQQFEPMRYEKQIMILYAVMNNKLNQVAVREVRTFEREFLDFMDTYHASIGKAIISTGELSPALQRELDEAIEEFTREYYSGEQV; this is encoded by the coding sequence ATGAGAATTAAACCAGAAGAAATAACTTCCGTCATCCGCAAAGAAATCGAGCGGTTTGACAAGAAAGTCCAGACGGTAGACTCCGGCACCGTCGTCCAGATCGGCGACGGTGTCGCCCGTATTTACGGGCTGGATGACTGCATGGAAGGCGAATTGCTGGAAATGCCGGGCGGCATCAAAGCCATGGCGCTGAACCTGGAATATGACAATGTCGGAGCCGTTGTGCTCGGTCCTTCAGATTCCATCAAGGAAGGCGATTTTGTTCGTAAAACCGGACGTGTGGTGGAGGTTCCCGTCGGAGAAGAAATGATCGGCCGGGTTGTCAACTCCTTAGGTGAAGCCATCGACGGCAAGGGGCACATTGAGCCCAAGCTGTTCCGGCCGGTGGAAATCCAGGCGCCGGGCATCATTGAGCGAAAATCGGTCACTGTTCCGCTGGAAACCGGTATCAAGGCCATCGATTCCATGGTACCCATCGGCAGGGGTCAGCGGGAGCTGATCATCGGCGACCGGCAGACCGGCAAGACCCAGATCGCGCTGGATACGATTCTGAATCAAAAGAACAAGAACGTTCTGTGCATCTATGTGGCCATCGGCCAAAAGCAGAGCAACGTGGCGAATATCTACAATATTCTGACCAAGGCCGGGGCCATGGACTATACCACGATCGTGGCAGCCACGGCGGCAGAAAGCGCTCCGCTGCAGTACCTGTCGGCCTATACCGGCTGTACCATCGGGGAGTACTTCATGAACAAGGGACGGGATGTCCTGATCGTGTATGATGATCTGTCCAAGCATGCGGTGGCATACCGGGCCATGTCGCTTCTGCTCCGGCGTCCGCCGGGACGGGAAGCTTACCCGGGAGATGTCTTCTACATCCACTCCCGCCTGCTGGAACGGGCAGCCCGTCTGTCCGATGATCTGGGAGGCGGTTCCATGACGGCTCTGCCCATCGTTGAAACCCTGGCCGGCGACATTACCGCCTATATCCCGACCAATGTCATTTCCATTACCGACGGCCAGATCTTTCTGGAATCGGATCTGTTCTACAACGGCATCCGTCCGGCCATCAACCCGGGTATTTCGGTATCCCGCGTCGGCGGCAATGCCCAGACCAAGGCGATGAAGCGGGTAGCGGGCAAACTGAGACTGGATCTGGCACAGTACCGGGAACTGGAATCCTTTGCCCAGTTCGGCACAGACCTGGATGAATCCTCGCGCAGTCTGCTGGACAAGGGGCAGCGCATTGTGGAAGTCCTGAAACAGCAGCAGTTTGAACCGATGCGCTACGAAAAGCAGATCATGATCCTGTATGCCGTCATGAACAACAAGCTGAATCAGGTGGCCGTGCGCGAGGTTCGCACCTTCGAGCGCGAATTCCTTGATTTTATGGACACCTACCATGCCAGCATCGGCAAAGCCATTATCAGCACGGGGGAACTATCCCCGGCTCTGCAGCGCGAACTGGATGAAGCCATTGAGGAGTTCACCCGGGAATACTACAGCGGAGAGCAGGTGTAG
- a CDS encoding F0F1 ATP synthase subunit delta, whose product MYEFLDKRYAQALYDVAKSKDKVNKYIQDLTAVVQVIDESAEFQQLIKHPEISLKEKKKFFIQLFKGKMDEDLLTFLLILIEKDRILFLREKLEELKKIDLDERGILVARIRTVQPLKDYQRTALRQKLMDRYQKQIELEETIDPDLIGGILIQVGDQLIDGSVRSMLDDLKKSMITTIEVNAE is encoded by the coding sequence ATGTATGAATTCCTAGACAAACGGTATGCACAGGCGCTCTACGATGTGGCAAAGTCCAAGGATAAGGTCAATAAGTACATCCAGGATCTGACTGCCGTCGTCCAGGTCATCGATGAGTCCGCTGAGTTTCAGCAGCTGATCAAGCATCCGGAAATTTCCCTGAAGGAAAAGAAGAAGTTCTTTATTCAGCTGTTTAAAGGCAAAATGGATGAAGACCTGCTGACCTTCCTTCTGATCCTGATTGAAAAAGACCGGATTCTGTTTTTGCGCGAAAAGCTGGAAGAACTGAAAAAGATTGACCTGGACGAGCGCGGGATTCTGGTTGCCAGAATTCGCACGGTTCAGCCCTTAAAGGACTACCAGCGAACCGCGCTGCGCCAGAAACTCATGGACCGTTATCAGAAACAGATCGAACTGGAAGAGACCATCGATCCGGACCTGATCGGCGGAATTCTGATTCAGGTGGGAGACCAGCTCATCGACGGCAGTGTCCGGTCCATGCTGGATGACCTGAAAAAATCCATGATCACCACCATTGAGGTAAATGCAGAATGA
- the prmC gene encoding peptide chain release factor N(5)-glutamine methyltransferase: MKNVGGQAVLEGVMMRGSHCVATSVRTPDGVIETLTEPIQYNSSAWRKTPVLRGVFSLVDSLATGLRMMNYAARFYEEPSTPRTGFAAFVDRISGGRGEQIENALTIGLSLGLALIFFTVLPTLLARFLIRPEGNRLALNLLEAVIKLVLFILYLLAISRIPDIRRVFKYHGAEHKVIDAYENDRELTVANVRQSSRYHARCGTNFMFLVLIMSIVVYSFVPSFDPFIRVVSKVLLIPVVAGLTFELILWLGANDTPLSRAISLPGRLMQRITTAEPDDAMIEVAITALKRSENLPFTIKELKAYADERLKGLEGAALDRDVLLSFVTGHDRSYLLAHPEATVTFSEYDRFRDVISKRRGHMPISYITGHKEFMGMDFIVNESTLIPRPDTEILVEEALLTLKSLPQTGEPVRILDLCSGSGAIGLSLAALYPNSRLVLADISPRAMAVARMNAQNLKVEDRTRFLVGDLFDAIDGSEEFHLIVSNPPYIRSREIRTLPRDVREFEPKQALDGGESGLQFYERISDKARQYITQGGVLFFEIGADQGTAVADLLRRFNWQDPQVIGDLAGQDRVVRATWIRDL; this comes from the coding sequence ATGAAAAATGTAGGAGGACAGGCGGTCCTGGAAGGCGTAATGATGCGTGGCAGCCACTGTGTGGCAACCAGCGTCAGAACTCCGGACGGGGTGATTGAAACGCTGACGGAACCAATTCAATACAACAGTTCTGCATGGCGCAAGACGCCTGTGCTGCGCGGAGTATTCAGCCTGGTTGACTCCCTGGCGACGGGCTTGCGCATGATGAATTATGCGGCCCGTTTTTACGAGGAACCTTCCACGCCGCGGACCGGCTTTGCCGCGTTTGTGGATCGCATCTCCGGCGGACGCGGAGAGCAGATCGAAAATGCCCTGACCATTGGATTGTCTCTGGGGCTGGCTCTGATTTTCTTTACGGTGCTGCCTACTCTGCTGGCCCGATTCCTGATCCGGCCGGAGGGGAACCGGCTGGCTCTGAACCTTCTGGAAGCAGTCATCAAGCTGGTTCTGTTCATTCTCTATCTCCTGGCCATCTCCCGGATCCCGGATATTCGCCGGGTGTTCAAGTATCACGGGGCGGAGCACAAGGTCATCGATGCCTACGAAAACGACCGAGAACTGACCGTGGCCAATGTTCGCCAGTCTTCCCGCTATCATGCCCGCTGCGGCACGAATTTTATGTTTCTGGTTCTGATCATGTCCATCGTTGTCTACTCCTTCGTCCCAAGCTTTGATCCGTTTATTCGGGTTGTCTCCAAAGTTCTGCTGATCCCGGTGGTTGCCGGTCTGACGTTTGAACTGATTCTGTGGCTGGGAGCCAATGATACCCCGCTGTCCCGCGCCATCAGTCTGCCGGGACGCCTGATGCAGCGCATTACGACTGCGGAACCCGATGATGCCATGATCGAAGTGGCCATCACTGCGCTGAAGCGTTCGGAAAATCTGCCCTTCACGATCAAGGAACTGAAAGCCTATGCTGATGAACGGTTGAAAGGACTGGAAGGCGCAGCGCTGGACCGGGATGTCCTGCTCAGCTTTGTGACCGGACATGACCGGAGCTATCTGCTGGCTCATCCCGAGGCAACCGTCACCTTTTCAGAGTACGATCGGTTCCGGGATGTCATCAGCAAACGGCGCGGCCATATGCCCATCAGCTATATTACGGGGCACAAGGAATTCATGGGGATGGACTTCATCGTCAATGAGTCCACACTGATTCCCAGACCGGATACGGAGATTCTGGTCGAGGAGGCTCTCCTGACCTTGAAATCACTGCCTCAGACCGGGGAGCCCGTCCGAATCCTGGATCTTTGTTCCGGTTCCGGGGCCATCGGATTGTCCCTGGCTGCCCTTTATCCCAACTCTCGTCTGGTGCTGGCTGATATCAGCCCGCGGGCCATGGCCGTTGCCCGGATGAATGCACAGAATCTCAAGGTCGAAGACCGGACTCGGTTCCTGGTCGGCGATTTGTTTGACGCCATTGACGGGTCAGAGGAGTTCCATCTGATCGTTTCCAACCCGCCCTATATCCGCAGCCGGGAGATTCGAACTCTCCCCCGTGATGTCAGGGAGTTTGAGCCCAAACAGGCCCTGGACGGCGGCGAGAGCGGACTTCAGTTCTATGAACGGATCTCGGACAAAGCCCGGCAGTATATTACCCAGGGCGGCGTCCTGTTCTTTGAGATCGGAGCCGATCAGGGAACGGCGGTGGCAGATCTGCTGCGGCGGTTCAACTGGCAGGATCCTCAGGTAATCGGGGACCTGGCCGGACAGGACCGGGTGGTTCGGGCCACCTGGATCCGCGATTTGTAG
- a CDS encoding F0F1 ATP synthase subunit A has product MHMVDFITEGPLHVLKIGSLELAVTKPMLVSTGVMIVLSLLFIYLGHRMSVLPTERRQILSETIYGAVYGLVRENMGEGYFQFVPFIGALISYLMGQNFVGLFGFKPATSSFSTTLGLGLISFTIIHGHAIRSAGVKGYLKSYIKPMPLLLPITLLERLIFPISLALRLFGNILAATVIMSLIYGALLEIQTAIGLVIPIPFHMYFDIFDGAIQAVIFTFLTMIQIKLIAEESSEEHEH; this is encoded by the coding sequence ATGCATATGGTCGACTTCATCACCGAAGGACCACTACACGTTCTCAAAATAGGCAGTCTGGAACTGGCTGTCACAAAGCCCATGCTGGTATCCACCGGCGTAATGATCGTGCTGTCGCTGCTGTTTATCTATCTGGGTCACCGAATGAGTGTGCTGCCGACCGAGCGGCGCCAGATTCTGTCAGAAACAATTTACGGCGCTGTTTATGGACTGGTTCGAGAAAATATGGGAGAAGGCTACTTTCAGTTTGTTCCGTTCATCGGCGCCCTGATCAGTTACCTGATGGGACAGAACTTTGTCGGTCTGTTCGGCTTCAAGCCGGCGACTTCCAGTTTTTCCACCACTCTGGGACTGGGTTTGATTTCTTTTACCATTATTCATGGCCACGCCATTCGATCGGCGGGAGTGAAAGGGTACCTGAAATCCTACATCAAGCCGATGCCGCTGCTGCTGCCGATTACTTTACTGGAACGGCTCATCTTCCCAATCAGTCTGGCGTTGCGGCTGTTCGGAAATATCCTGGCTGCCACGGTCATTATGTCACTGATCTATGGAGCGCTGCTGGAAATTCAGACCGCTATCGGTCTGGTGATTCCGATCCCGTTCCACATGTACTTTGACATCTTTGACGGAGCCATTCAGGCCGTGATCTTCACGTTCCTGACCATGATCCAGATCAAGCTGATCGCAGAGGAATCCTCGGAAGAACATGAGCATTGA
- a CDS encoding L-threonylcarbamoyladenylate synthase, with product MEELNIPTRCYDLTAMDEASRHKVYEEAGAVIRAGGTVVFPTETVYGLGANAMDPLAVQGIYRAKGRPSDNPLIIHVADRDLSGIVSEIPPTAVRLMDRYWPGPLTIIMKKDPGVPAQTTGGLDTVGVRMPDQPAALALIKAAGCGIAAPSANISGRPSPTTFRRCQEDLMGRVDLILGMDQSRVGLESTIIDLSGTVPELLRPGAITLEELRAVLGEVVYVPSATLQGDESPRAPGMKYRHYAPRAKVTLLRGTRQAVQLYLQTRKDEQTLAVLIDADGLDQNPTTSSSGTVFGPDAADSDPSVVRFGSVTEAAREIFETLRWADDQGYTGIWVEAVAETGLGLSLMNRLKKAAAYDVVEVKE from the coding sequence GTGGAAGAACTGAACATCCCGACACGCTGCTATGATCTGACCGCAATGGATGAAGCGTCGCGTCATAAAGTATATGAGGAAGCCGGAGCCGTCATTCGAGCCGGCGGAACGGTGGTCTTCCCGACGGAGACGGTCTACGGACTGGGAGCCAATGCCATGGATCCCCTGGCGGTTCAGGGCATTTATCGGGCCAAGGGCCGCCCCTCCGACAATCCGCTCATCATCCACGTGGCGGACCGCGATCTTTCGGGAATAGTATCCGAAATTCCGCCGACCGCTGTCCGGCTGATGGATCGCTACTGGCCGGGGCCATTGACTATCATTATGAAGAAGGATCCAGGGGTGCCGGCCCAAACCACGGGCGGACTGGATACAGTAGGGGTCCGGATGCCGGATCAGCCGGCTGCGCTGGCGTTGATCAAGGCGGCCGGCTGCGGCATTGCGGCGCCGTCGGCCAATATTTCGGGGCGGCCCTCACCGACCACCTTCCGCCGCTGCCAGGAGGACCTGATGGGCCGGGTTGATCTGATCCTTGGAATGGATCAGTCCCGGGTCGGGCTTGAATCCACCATCATTGACCTGTCTGGCACTGTCCCGGAACTGCTCCGGCCCGGCGCCATTACGCTGGAAGAACTGCGGGCGGTCCTGGGCGAGGTGGTCTATGTTCCGTCGGCCACCCTCCAGGGGGATGAGTCGCCGCGGGCCCCGGGCATGAAGTATCGCCATTATGCGCCCAGAGCCAAGGTTACGCTGCTGCGCGGAACCCGGCAGGCGGTGCAGCTTTACCTGCAGACCCGAAAGGACGAGCAGACCCTGGCCGTGCTGATCGACGCGGACGGCTTGGACCAGAATCCGACCACGAGTTCGTCCGGAACCGTTTTTGGGCCAGACGCAGCCGACTCGGATCCATCCGTTGTTCGCTTTGGATCCGTGACAGAAGCTGCCCGAGAGATTTTTGAAACATTGCGCTGGGCTGACGATCAGGGCTATACCGGAATCTGGGTGGAAGCCGTGGCGGAAACCGGTTTGGGCCTGTCACTGATGAACCGCCTCAAGAAAGCGGCGGCTTATGACGTGGTGGAGGTGAAGGAATGA